The proteins below are encoded in one region of Nitrospirota bacterium:
- a CDS encoding uracil-DNA glycosylase yields MSPEITEDIKTVLSFYEALGIERIPLSIPSRALSLRELREEIGDCQRCKLSKERKNIVFGEGNPSAPIMFIGEAPGGEEDIQGRPFVGEAGKVLTNLITKMGFQRQKLYIGNIVKCRPPLNRDPEEDEINTCLPFIKQQIEIISPKVIISLGRISAHTLIGTKTPISKLRGRFYSYEGIPLMPTFHPAYLLRNPKDKWLVWDDAQKVLEKLKRGL; encoded by the coding sequence ATGAGTCCTGAAATTACAGAAGATATAAAAACAGTCCTCAGCTTTTATGAGGCATTGGGCATCGAGAGGATTCCGCTTAGCATCCCCAGTAGAGCCCTAAGCCTGCGAGAGCTCAGAGAAGAGATAGGAGATTGTCAAAGGTGCAAGCTCTCTAAGGAAAGGAAAAATATTGTCTTTGGAGAAGGAAATCCATCTGCACCTATTATGTTTATAGGCGAAGCCCCAGGAGGAGAAGAGGACATACAAGGAAGACCCTTTGTAGGAGAGGCAGGTAAGGTGCTTACCAATCTCATAACGAAAATGGGATTTCAAAGACAGAAACTCTATATAGGAAATATCGTAAAGTGTAGACCCCCACTTAACCGTGACCCAGAGGAGGACGAGATAAACACCTGTCTTCCGTTCATAAAACAGCAGATAGAGATAATCTCGCCTAAGGTAATAATTTCACTAGGCAGAATATCAGCCCACACCCTTATTGGCACAAAGACCCCAATCAGCAAACTCAGAGGCAGGTTTTACAGTTACGAGGGCATACCCCTTATGCCTACATTTCATCCTGCATATCTTCTTAGAAACCCAAAGGACAAGTGGCTCGTATGGGACGATGCCCAGAAAGTGCTTGAAAAACTCAAAAGAGGCTTATAG
- a CDS encoding NAD(+)/NADH kinase, translating into MKKIGIICKAGRPEPLEILKDLLPWLHAKGVETFLDIETATALGMKGHPRSEIPSLVEMVIVLGGDGTMLSVSRLVSEKAIPILGVNLGGLGFITELSKEELPSALDKILQAQCPIQERMMLNASVLRHGKRIAEYTVLNDVVITKGALARIIDLETYINKSYVALFKADGIIVSTPTGSTAYSLSAGGPLLYPTIDNMVLTPICPHTLTNRPIVLPDDALIEVTLRSKTEDVSLTLDGQVGFHLMENDTVEIKRSPFKTHLLMPSERDYFQVLRTKLRWAER; encoded by the coding sequence ATGAAAAAGATTGGAATCATATGCAAGGCAGGAAGACCCGAGCCTTTGGAGATACTTAAAGACCTCCTTCCATGGCTTCATGCAAAAGGGGTGGAGACATTTCTGGACATCGAGACAGCAACTGCCCTTGGCATGAAGGGGCATCCCCGTTCCGAGATACCGTCTCTTGTTGAGATGGTAATTGTGCTTGGCGGAGATGGAACCATGCTTTCCGTTTCGAGGCTCGTTTCCGAAAAGGCAATACCCATCTTAGGGGTCAATTTAGGAGGACTGGGCTTTATAACAGAGCTCTCCAAAGAGGAGCTTCCTTCTGCCCTCGATAAGATTCTTCAGGCACAATGCCCAATTCAGGAGCGAATGATGCTTAATGCCTCTGTCTTAAGGCATGGGAAAAGGATAGCTGAATATACTGTCCTTAACGATGTTGTTATAACAAAAGGCGCACTGGCAAGAATCATTGACCTCGAAACATACATAAACAAATCCTATGTTGCCCTATTTAAGGCAGACGGTATAATAGTGTCAACACCAACAGGCTCGACTGCATATAGTCTTTCAGCAGGAGGCCCGCTCCTTTATCCAACGATTGACAACATGGTGCTCACTCCTATATGCCCGCATACACTCACAAACAGGCCAATCGTGCTTCCTGACGATGCTTTGATAGAGGTTACGCTCAGGTCAAAGACAGAGGATGTCTCTCTTACCCTCGATGGACAAGTGGGTTTTCATCTAATGGAAAACGACACCGTAGAAATAAAGAGGTCTCCCTTTAAAACACATCTTCTCATGCCCTCGGAAAGGGATTATTTTCAGGTTCTAAGGACAAAGCTCAGATGGGCAGAAAGATGA